Proteins found in one Anopheles aquasalis chromosome 3, idAnoAquaMG_Q_19, whole genome shotgun sequence genomic segment:
- the LOC126575093 gene encoding translation initiation factor IF-3, mitochondrial: protein MNFLSRIISGRRVYQVAFSRATIVRSCLPSVSLSDVARLSTKVPKLDAAGGIESGRKGAGAESSGSGARKAKTSPKVTLIGQDESITIVNLEEATKISNRRNLKLVKVSDLDSKTQRPVYRLMTGSEYLTEDLKRREEKKKSKQDATVKGDKLLTISARIAEHDLASKIQNVQKWLTKSYEVRVVVTGDGAGSKAKQEDIVQRFETNVKECGKIVQKRLRDNDLRFNILPVAAGTAPSTATAATGSGKQKALLETKGTNNPLANGGGDVQAVRGIHYQARGLLA, encoded by the exons atgaattttctctCACGAATTATCAGTGGCCGGCGAGTTTATCAGGTGGCATTCTCTCGGGCAACCATCGTCCGTTCCTGTTTGCCAAGTGTTTCGCTCTCCGACGTCGCGCGCCTCTCCACGAAAGTGCCCAAACTCGACGCAGCAGGCGGGATCGAAAGTGGCCGGAAAGGAGCTGGTGCAGAGTCTTCCGGAAGTGGTGCCAGAAAGGCCAAAACATCGCCAAAGGTAACGCTTATTGGGCAGGATGAGTCGATAACGATCGTGAATCTGGAAGAAGCGACCAAAATATCGAACCGGAGGAATCTGAAGCTCGTGAAAGTGAGCGATCTCGACTCGAAGACGCAGCGTCCGGTTTATCG cTTGATGACCGGTTCGGAATATCTAACGGAGGATCTGAAGCGAcgcgaggagaagaagaaaagcaaacaggaCGCCACGGTCAAGGGGGACAAGCTGCTCACCATCAGTGCCCGGATAGCGGAGCATGATCTTGCCTCCAAGATACAGAACGTCCAAAAGTGGCTCACCAAATCGTACGAGGTGCGTGTCGTGGTCACCGGAGATGGTGCTGGCAGTAAGGCGAAGCAGGAGGACATTGTCCAACGGTTCGAGACGAACGTCAAGGAGTGCGGCAAAATCGTACAGAAGCGCTTAAGGGACAATGATTTACGATTCAACATActgcccgttgctgctggaactgctcCGTCCACCGCAACCGCTGCCACAGGGTCTGGCAAGCAGAAGGCTTTGCTCGAGACGAAAGGAACGAATAATCCGTTggctaatggtggtggcgatgtgcAAGCTGTACGTGGCATACACTACCAGGCTAGGGGTTTGCTAGCGTGA
- the LOC126574956 gene encoding ornithine decarboxylase 1-like, translating into MDTMDAGYILIDENSSVEKLIKVIAQHGMLQGRGPVNVLNLDDVVQKHQNWRQKLPSVVPFYAVKCNNHPAILQLLVALGCGFDCASQCELQTILGLGVAPEKIIYANPAKTKDSILYARKMGVKRMTFDSVDELEKIAQLYTEAELVLRIRYDAREALLPLGRKFGCDPDREALPLLRCAKRHQLSVIGVSFHVGCGSRDAECYYWAIRKAIEIFDSASELGMQMHLLDIGGGYPGGNDRTFDDHVHFINKALSEQIVQQRRNIEVIAEPGRYCVESAVTALVNVLAKSYDRDDSGEIVRVRYYLDDGLYDSFDWCDELAIPEVQEHRRSDSRPLVPSVLYGRTMCDNDIIAKEILLPEHEVDDCLVFPNRGAYGMALGRGYNGFSTPLIKICLTRATLDYLCLFRAKVNLR; encoded by the coding sequence ATGGATACGATGGACGCTGGATACATTctgatcgatgaaaacagttCCGTGGAGAAGCTGATTAAGGTGATCGCACAGCATGGCATGCTGCAAGGCCGCGGACCGGTGAACGTGCTAAACCTGGACGATGTCGTGCAAAAGCATCAGAACTGGCGCCAGAAGTTACCGTCCGTGGTTCCGTTCTATGCGGTCAAGTGCAACAACCATCCGGCCATCTTGCAGCTACTGGTGGCGCTAGGCTGTGGGTTCGATTGTGCATCCCAGTGTGAGCTACAAACGATCCTAGGCCTGGGGGTCGCACCGGAAAAGATCATCTACGCAAATCCGGCAAAAACGAAGGATTCGATTCTGTACGCCAGAAAGATGGGCGTCAAGCGTATGACGTTCGATAGTGTGGACGAGCTGGAGAAGATCGCCCAGCTTTATACGGAGGCCGAACTTGTGCTCCGGATACGGTACGATGCACGGGAAGCGCTGCTTCCGCTGGGCCGTAAGTTTGGTTGTGATCCAGATCGTGAAGCGTTGCCGTTGCTTCGGTGTGCCAAGCGACACCAGCTAAGTGTGATCGGTGTAAGCTTTCACGTTGGTTGCGGTAGCCGTGATGCCGAGTGTTACTATTGGGCGATCAGGAAAGCGATCGAGATATTTGATTCGGCCAGCGAGCTAGGAATGCAGATGCATCTACTGGACATCGGAGGTGGCTACCCGGGAGGGAACGATCGGACGTTTGACGATCATGTGCACTTCATCAACAAGGCACTGAGTGAGCAGATCGTACAGCAGAGGCGCAACATTGAAGTAATCGCCGAACCGGGTCGGTACTGTGTGGAATCGGCTGTTACTGCACTGGTGAACGTGCTGGCAAAGTCGTATGATCGCGACGATTCCGGTGAGATCGTTCGCGTGCGGTACTATCTTGACGATGGTCTGTACGATTCGTTCGATTGGTGCGACGAATTGGCCATTCCGGAGGTACAGGAACATCGGCGGAGTGACTCACGACCGTTGGTTCCATCGGTGCTTTACGGTCGAACGATGTGCGACAATGACATTATCGCAAAGGAAATTCTGCTTCCCGAGCACGAGGTAGACGACTGTCTGGTGTTTCCTAACCGTGGCGCGTACGGCATGGCACTTGGCCGGGGTTACAACGGGTTTAGCACGCCCCTCATCAAGATCTGTCTCACGCGAGCTACACTCGATTACCTTTGTTTGTTCAGAGCTAAAGTAAACCTTCGGTGA
- the LOC126574955 gene encoding uncharacterized protein LOC126574955 yields MEKGAAEPVEPTKPPEIDPELTASAASAVAQWRNYQQAYAAYQHQYVNYQKYIQETQFAQTVEQQQQAYNQYVEKQNQYQCQLLQYEQHVRQNNGAAGGGPGGPAAGGGGGFDPQVNWQQGPMPMVDASGSLMMQQPMGPGGSAPVAPNGYNHTPTERYPKRGNNFKRNREARPRYREHEKKSELHTKTVIYVNPDDESLLPEDLKKLFKDLQCDLCRTRMNSHVSANIHYQSKSHEKKINQWLKEYCIETGTPMPVRMRRQLELVAEATVVGRSVFHCEACDLPLTSIQHANQHYTGRRHYMVVHGKKLPSGNGFYNSEGKWIRSGNLPEKSIPVTTAQAVKRSAEQTPAGTAGGGETVAKRERLEPPPELPKELAAQTGVVCWPTETLPLGATAPAIPVQQIPMVTAPQQQQVQVQQQQQQQAVAILEPPPILTIKVDSDDDIQPVVSVATTGQPVAANIATVATPVQGPMLAVAPANQMDSQAAPIKPPATTLEQEIRKKEGLDCVDETGTFCLICETSVTSRSEMLMHIKGAKHIKKARTMGVMVRTTPFNPSDTILKSATKPPVRQTDWSLFRMPSGKFYCKTCNLIVADEKLFGQHWYGKKHKLKMRQEQAANQSKTPGSGTTVAATGITVFDASTGTPVIQTENTTPGTVITPGPAGTPGDTAVAPVDGVLPATTIGTIPAIGDGTRPPPVGNYGKRGWKRPHYFGRKPFYGKPRK; encoded by the exons ATGGAGAAGGGTGCAGCGGAACCGGTGGAACCGACGAAACCGCCGGAAATCGATCCGGAGCTGACCGCATCGGCGGCCTCGGCGGTCGCACAGTGGCGTAACTACCAACAAGCGTATGCCGCTTATCAGCATCAGTACGTCAATTATCAAAAATATATTCAAGAAACGCAGTTTGCCCAAACggtcgaacagcagcagcaagcctaCAACCAGTACGTGGAGAAGCAAAATCAATATCAATGCCAGCTCTTGCAGTACGAGCAGCATGTGCGGCAGAATAATGgagcagccggtggtggtcccggtggtccgGCAGCcggaggcggtggtgggttCGATCCGCAGGTAAACTGGCAGCAagggccgatgccgatggttgaTGCTTCCGGCTCACTCATGATGCAGCAACCGATGGGTCCTGGCGGTTCGGCTCCGGTTGCACCGAACGGCTACAATCACACGCCGACCGAACGATACCCCAAGCGGGGTAACAACTTCAAGCGCAACCGTGAGGCAAGACCACGGTACCGGGAACACGAGAAGAAATCCGAGTTGCACACCAAAACGGTCATCTACG TGAACCCTGACGATGAGTCGTTGCTGCCGGAAGATCTGAAGAAGCTGTTCAAAGATCTGCAGTGCGATCTGTGCCGGACGCGCATGAACTCGCACGTTTCCGCCAACATCCACTATCAATCGAAGTCTCACGAGAAGAAGATCAACCAGTGGCTGAAGGAGTACTGCATCGAGACCGGGACACCGATGCCGGTGCGGATGCGCCGCCAACTCGAGCTGGTTGCCGAGGCAACGGTCGTCGGTCGCTCCGTGTTTCACTGTGAGGCGTGCGATCTGCCGCTGACTTCGATCCAGCACGCTAACCAACACTACACCGGCCGGCGGCACTATATGGTGGTGCACGGCAAGAAACTGCCGTCCGGCAACGGGTTCTACAATTCCGAAGGCAAATGGATCAGATC TGGCAATTTACCTGAAAAGTCGATTCCAGTGACGACGGCTCAAGCGGTCAAACGATCAGCGGAACAGACTCCCGCGGGAACAGCAGGCGGTGGCGAAACGGTAGCAAAACGAGAACGcttggaaccaccaccggagctacCGAAGGAACTGGCAGCACAAACTGGCGTCGTCTGCTGGCCGACGGAAACCCTGCCGCTGGGAGCAACCGCTCCGGCCATCCCTGTGCAGCAGATACCGATGGTAACAgcaccgcagcaacaacaggttcaggttcagcagcagcaacagcagcaagcagtcGCCATCCTTGAACCGCCACCGATACTGACAATCAAAGTCGACAGTGACGATGATATTCAGCCGGTGGTTTCCGTTGCTACTACGGGTCAACCGGTGGCGGCGAATATAGCGACGGTTGCTACACCGGTTCAAGGGCCGATGCTCGCCGTAGCACCAGCCAACCAGATGGATAGCCAAGCGGCCCCGATTAAACCACCGGCCACAACGCTGGAGCAGGAAATTCGCAAAAAGGAAGGTCTCGACTGTGTCGACGAGACGGGTACGTTCTGTTTGATCTGCGAAACCTCCGTCACGTCACGCTCGGAGATGCTGATGCACATCAAGGGCGCGAAGCACATCAAGAAGGCGCGCACGATGGGTGTGATGGTGCGGACCACCCCGTTCAATCCGTCCGATACGATACTGAAGAGCGCCACGAAACCACCGGTCCGCCAGACCGACTGGTCGCTGTTCCGGATGCCGTCCGGGAAGTTTTACTGCAAAACCTGCAACCTGATCGTGGCCGACGAGAAGCTGTTCGGTCAGCACTGGTACGGCAAGAAGCACAAGCTGAAGATGCGCCAGGAGCAGGCCGCCAACCAGTCGAAAACACCGGGCAGCGGCACTACTGTCGCTGCTACTGGAATTACGGTATTCGACGCCAGCACTGGCACACCGGTGATCCAAACTGAGAACACCACTCCCGGTACCGTCATTACACCAGGCCCGGCGGGAACACCGGGTGACACTGCTGTTGCACCGGTGGACGGTGTCCTTCCCGCGACCACTATCGGAACTATTCCGGCGATTGGCGACGGtacacgaccaccaccggtgggtaACTACGGGAAGCGTGGCTGGAAACGGCCGCACTACTTCGGCCGGAAACCGTTCTATGGCAAACCGAGAAAGTAG
- the LOC126575887 gene encoding uncharacterized protein LOC126575887, with amino-acid sequence MDNKTMQEFFAKGAENMTGPSICLRSGIDGRPLTIPSTDSWICEHCGWRAESYNPHLVYHRLVAHNIRTPVKLPTCKECGHVALNNGALEQHVEERHGLREHCPFCSEMFETQLDVSNHVKEQHRERGSSDGVIDLSDDEDEPNQSEFIEEELVHDDNVTTGGGENIGMIIKLLSEDGTELQLLSHQREEIISANAAMRNVVVEQSQDQQMDSDMEQEIESDMVQAMDNCTDQDEGDMEETEQHHMLDETEEELRISKTNPCTNEHCLAQRKRVKLLTQQVKEHRESIMDMYQKIVEVCNPSSELVDPTSFAEMLYNIEVIIKEAIETAKRSSASTYSPPVPATIDLPPAPLYTDSPPLVPVSTESPPASVKLNPAPTWIILPVDSKDELERLDKLAQNKKFVEDVANLLKNKFDYNTTKKTILLQIFSPNLVSNSIVRKGEGIRLYRYKHCLKMFEIVIARCYNDMHEPIEVQKYVKHFIHTWKKSRDSTRKVVRFEKIRINIS; translated from the exons ATGGACAACAAGACGATGCAAGAGTTTTTTGcaaaaggcgcagaaaacatgACCGGCCCGTCGATATGTCTACGCTCTGGTATCGACGGAAGGCCACTTACCATTCCCTCCACCGATTCGTGGATCTGCGAGCATTGCGGATGGCGTGCCGAATCGTACAATCCCCATTTGGTGTATCATCGGTTGGTGGCGCACAATATCCGGACGCCGGTCAAGTTACCTACCTGCAAAGAGTGCGGTCATGTGGCATTGAACAACGGTGCTTTGGAGCAGCACGTGGAGGAAAGGCATGGGCTACGCGAACACTGCCCTTTTTGCAGCGAAATGTTCGAAACGCAGCTGGATGTCTCTAATCATGTTAAGGAGCAACACCGCGAGCGGGGTAGCAGTGATGGAGTAATAGATTTGagtgacgatgaggacgagccAAATCAATCCGAATTCATCGAGGAAGAGCTGGTGCACGATGATAATGTGACCACCGGCGGCGGGGAAAACATCGGCATGATCATAAAGTTGTTGTCCGAGGATGGGACCGAATTGCAGCTGCTATCGCACCAGCGGGAGGAAATCATCTCTGCTAACG CCGCTATgaggaatgttgttgttgagcagAGCCAGGACCAACAAATGGACAGTGATATGGAGCAAGAAATTGAAAGTGATATGGTTCAAGCAATGGATAATTGTACGGATCAAGACGAAGGTGATATGGAAGAAACAGAACAGCATCACATGTTAGACGAGACGGAAGAAGAGTTACGTATCTCGAAAACAAATCCATGCACGAACGAACACTGCCTTGcccaaagaaagagagttaAGCTGCTTACTCAACAGGTAAAAGAACATAGGGAATCTATAATGGATATGTATCAGAAAATAGTGGAAGTGTGCAATCCTTCCTCTGAATTAGTGGACCCAACTTCCTTCGCCGAAATGCTCTACAATATAGAAGTTATCATCAAAGAAGCTATAGAAACAGCAAAACGCAGCAGCGCTTCCACCTATTCTCCACCCGTTCCTGCCACCATCGATTTACCGCCTGCTCCACTTTACACCGACTCTCCCCCGCTCGTTCCTGTTTCCACCGAGTCGCCCCCGGCATCAGTTAAGTTGAATCCTGCTCCAACTTGGATTATTTTACCAGTTGATAGTAAGGACGAGTTGGAGCGCTTGGACAAATtggcccaaaacaaaaagtttGTTGAAGATGTAGCcaatttgttgaaaaacaaatttgactACAATACCACGAAAAAAACGATTCTACTGCAAATTTTCTCACCTAATCTCGTGTCGAACAGTATCGTAAGGAAAGGGGAAGGCATTCGATTGTACAGATACAAACACtgtttgaaaatgtttgaaattgtAATTGCGAGATGCTATAACGATATGCATGAACCAATTGAAGTTCAGAAATATGTAAAACATTTTATCCATACGTGGAAAAAGAGTCGGGACAGCACACGGAAAGTGGTTCGTTTCGAAAAGATAAGGATCAACATTAGTTAA